The following are encoded together in the Acidimicrobiales bacterium genome:
- a CDS encoding response regulator, translated as MAADLRPDLVLLDLAMPVMDGLTVLPEILRVAPGTQVMVLSACGTDRMVHVAIEPGATAFVQMGAELADELAGVLHETVRAGQASSHARRPA; from the coding sequence ATGGCCGCCGATCTCCGGCCCGACCTCGTCCTGCTGGATCTGGCCATGCCGGTCATGGACGGGCTGACCGTCCTCCCCGAGATCCTGCGGGTGGCTCCGGGCACTCAGGTGATGGTCCTGTCGGCGTGCGGGACGGACCGGATGGTCCACGTCGCCATCGAGCCGGGCGCGACGGCCTTCGTGCAGATGGGTGCGGAGCTCGCCGATGAGCTGGCCGGCGTCCTCCACGAGACTGTGCGGGCTGGACAGGCGTCGAGCCACGCACGGAGGCCAGCTTAG